CTTAGGACGCCACCTTTCCAACAAGTCAGAGGGTCAAATTTCTGTCATGCTAGAGCTGCCCTgttcaactgtaagtgctgttactATAAACGGGAGAAGTAGTGGGCGACACAAGCTCACAGAGTAGGTCCCTGAGCCTGTCCTTGTTCACAACATTCACTACAACAACTCCAGGCTGCCTCTGAAAGCAAGGTTTATTCATCAGGAACATCGCACATTGGATTTTGCCTGTGCAAAAAGCTGAATGTTACAGACATTCACAGAGGGAAAAGCAGAAATCCACCAAAACTTGTGTAGCTTTGTGGATCATCAAAAACCCAGGATTTGTCCCAAAGCTTGGTGTAGATCTGATCTCCTTTGTCTAGAATGAGAACGATCCCATTGCTGGCGTTGCCGTTGCTCAAAGGcttcacagaaaacacagagcaCTGCACCTTATCATTTTTGTACAGACTGACAGCCATTTTGATGCCAATGTGACAGTGAGCGTAAAATCGGAAGTAGTAAACTCCTTTCAGCGGCGCAGTGAAAATccctgaaaagagaaaaagatttttcaaagtttctgcataattatactgttgagatgtaatcagagcggtTCAGCGTGGTTTAgcgtgaaacgctccgttctagataaacgtaccgagtcccagtgctggtgataggaaccagacgtccctctaaaagctcctcacagaaagttcctacatgaactggttctgaattcactgcctgatgactgagacgctgttttatgagagtttagagaacttcaactccattcatggtggagggagacatgcagggcgctgtgcggcaaaatagtccccaaagaaaactcagtattccagattttccactattttcaacatcatcatcaacattccatataaactcagaagactcgtgtaggttctctggaggttctggatggtaaataaagtgtctatatctgtgttgtagtcatggcgacgcctggttcccatcagcaccactgtaaagtcgtctgaaccatctcacaccaaactGAATCAGCTGTTTACATGTAAAAtcctgaattatgcagaattgtattatgattttgtataaattcagtacATAATCACAGCCCACTTTCCATTTTCAATGTGAAAGCAGCTTAAACTGCTGAAATATTTCCACAGTATTGAACTGATCTGTTTACTGTATGTACCTGTGTTGGAGTCGTAGCCATTTCCATAGTTAGTGACGACTTTTTTGTAGATCAGTGGCGATGTCACAGAGCTGAATGGTCCAGTATATCCACTTCCAAAGGCTAACAGCGATGCAGAAAAGGCCACCTTTCTGTCtgtacaatatatattttttttattaaaattaaaattaaaatgatttacattgcatttttcatg
This window of the Pygocentrus nattereri isolate fPygNat1 chromosome 2, fPygNat1.pri, whole genome shotgun sequence genome carries:
- the LOC108430785 gene encoding complement C1q-like protein 2, with translation MVKTATAVLSALLLCVGGALAQDFMSPTVNIMEELGKLKNMEERLRTLEETVQNQRVLVEQLQKENEDRKVAFSASLLAFGSGYTGPFSSVTSPLIYKKVVTNYGNGYDSNTGIFTAPLKGVYYFRFYAHCHIGIKMAVSLYKNDKVQCSVFSVKPLSNGNASNGIVLILDKGDQIYTKLWDKSWVFDDPQSYTSFGGFLLFPL